One Dysidea avara chromosome 8, odDysAvar1.4, whole genome shotgun sequence genomic window, atcgagttatgcttgtctgaaggcatcaatcaggcagtcagtcaatagaaaatatatatttaattttGCAGTAATTTATTGGAAGTGTTATAGGTCACTTTTaagcttggttatgcctaaccaatactgcaaaaGCACCATTAAGATATGGTtctagggtgatattttttcccAAGACTTCACaatcagtactattgtactgtatgattatgaactcttgattcaGTTTCTCCATGCAGCTATTGTAAGTAGTTAGTTGGGTATGTTTAAAATCATGAGTGTAACAAGCATCAATTAGAAAGCCACATTATAGAGTTACAGAAGCTATAACACCATGAACAGTTGATAATGATCTCAGCAACACATACCCAATACATGTTATgaatatacatacaatacagcaCCTATGCATTACTACATGTTATTTCCAAAGTGGTAAAAGATCCGTGCCTTGTTCCCACaatttaaatttaaaattaTCGTAAGTGTTACATAAAATGTAGTGACCAGCTGTAAATAATCTTCGTTTGCAAAACGTTTTCTTCAAAGTGGCATTAAAATTTTCCACATTCAAACGGTGTATGGTTTTAGCACTCAAATATAATGTTATCAGATTTGGAGAGTTCCTTACAAGAGATGTTATGCCTTCAGCTGTCAACGAATGTATAATCATaactacatgtaccagtccactATGAGCTGAAATTGAGGTCATAAATTCATCGGGAACAACAGTGAGTGAGTCATCAATATAAAACTGTTGTAGATTGTAGTTATGAACTAAATTCAGTGATTGTAGAAACGATTACATGAGTACACAAAATACTTGAGTTTCTTGCAGTTATTAATCAAATCTTGCACCATAGCGGGCTCATTTAAATAGCAATAAATTAGTGATGGAAAATAGGATAACATTAAAGTATCTTTATAAGTAGCAGTCCTACAATGACTACAATAACCACACTGTATTCTTCTGATAGTCCAGCACTTctggtacaaacaaatcaaagtCTTCTTGTTTGCATCTTTTGCTTCTAAAACACAAAACTCCATTGTTAAGTGGCTCAATTTCATATCACTTAGTATTTTCCACAACAAAACATGATCCTCTACATCTGAAGTGCATATATTACCCATGTTTAGTCCTTGTAGGTAGTGACAATGACTAGCAATAGCTTGCAGACCTTGTAGGCTTTCCAAACAATGAGAGCAAGTGTTCAGATTGAGTCTCTGAAGGTTAGGACAGGCAATAGCTAATTGTTCCAAGTGACCAGAACGAAGTGAGTAGCAGGAAGTAAGATCAACATCAGTAACACAAACAAGGTCACATAAAAAATGCATAGAATGATTGAGCCTGTTTACAACATCAAGCTGATACCTCACCATATACATTGTCCTTCCACCATACTGACAATCAGTCATCACTGCCAAATCATTTTTCAATCCCAATAAACCATAGTCACTGAATTTCACACATGGAATTGTCACTTGACTAAATTCTTCAACCTTGAGttgacaatatggaaataaaggTGAAGAGCATAAGGGTACTTTACTATATCTGTCATACACTCTGAAGTTAGCAGTGGTACTAGTAGGAATAGTGGGTTGAGTAGCACAGTCCGCCAAACATTTATTTCTATAACAGATTGAGTATTCTGGGCTGAAAACTTTAAAACTTGATGGCCTAAAATCTAATTCCTTCCATTGCTTAAACAGCTTTAGCAGCTCTCTAAAATGATGATCTGAAATTATTGAAAGTTCTCTCAACTGACCAGTAATAAGAAGTAATTGCTTAATGTCCCTTTCATTGTCCACCTTTAGTTCTAGTGTTTGCAGGCATCCCATATGATGTATTGACTTTCTTAGTTGTTCAGGATCTAACTTGGTTGATGGTAGACTAAGATGttgtacattactacaatactGTAGCATCTCTACCAGTGTTGATGGTACTCTACAGTAAGGAAAGGATAAAACTTTGACATGTTGTCCACACACCTTCAACACCTCCTTCACACTACACTCTTCACGACTGTCATAATAAGGCCACACAAACTCCTTCCACAGTGATGGTGTTCCTTCAGTCACATGCCTCATCCATCTTGAGACATATCTCAGTTTTACCCTGTCACGTAGTGAG contains:
- the LOC136263809 gene encoding uncharacterized protein; this encodes MDQCQGNSHEDSLFNLLTLPTELLIYIISFLSSLRDRVKLRYVSRWMRHVTEGTPSLWKEFVWPYYDSREECSVKEVLKVCGQHVKVLSFPYCRVPSTLVEMLQYCSNVQHLSLPSTKLDPEQLRKSIHHMGCLQTLELKVDNERDIKQLLLITGQLRELSIISDHHFRELLKLFKQWKELDFRPSSFKVFSPEYSICYRNKCLADCATQPTIPTSTTANFRVYDRYSKVPLCSSPLFPYCQLKVEEFSQVTIPCVKFSDYGLLGLKNDLAVMTDCQYGGRTMYMVRYQLDVVNRLNHSMHFLCDLVCVTDVDLTSCYSLRSGHLEQLAIACPNLQRLNLNTCSHCLESLQGLQAIASHCHYLQGLNMGNICTSDVEDHVLLWKILSDMKLSHLTMEFCVLEAKDANKKTLICLYQKCWTIRRIQCGYCSHCRTATYKDTLMLSYFPSLIYCYLNEPAMVQDLINNCKKLKYFVYSCNRFYNH